The Oscillatoria acuminata PCC 6304 genomic interval TAAAAAATGCAGAAATATAAAGAATGCTTAAGACCAACCTCACTCCCCCAACCCTTGGCTCCAGATTAGCGGAAGTAAATCCCCAAAAAATGAGTTGAGAATCGATAAAATTTAACACCCCCGCCCAACTAAAAACAAGCCAAACTAGTCCGAATAAGGCGTAAGCAATGGGTGTGGCATCGTCTTTACTAGAAATTTTTTTATTGACGAGGAACTCCTGCCAGAGAGGATTGTGATAAATTAAACCGGCTAAATCAACCAATACAAATAGGAAGCCCACTGCCATAAAAACTCTCGCGATGTGTAGGGAGAGTATTCCCGAAGGAGCAAGTGGTAGACTGTTCAGAAGGACGGCAAAGGAAACACTCATTACGGCTAAGTAAATCCACCCGTAAAATTTCCAGTTGAGGTTTTCCCTGAAGAGTCCAATGACTAGCGATCGCCCTTTGGGATTCACCGCGATCGGTTGCCGAGCAATCTGCTGCCCTTTTTTAATGCTAATCAGGAATATCCCCAATGCCACCAAAGAGAGGCTGGGAAATGGAAGATTTGGCATTGAACTATTAGATATCCCCGATAAAGAAGTGGTAGAGTCCGGAGGTAAGATGGGCTTTTCCAACAAGATTGTGACTAGGGCTTGGGTTCCAGCTAAAGCCCCACCATTCCAGTCATCTTCTCGGAATAGAGGAGTAATTTGTTCGGTAATAATCTGACCCACTTGGGCATCGGGTAACACGGTTTCGATTCCATATCCTGTGTCAATTTCAATTCGTCGTTCCCCAATCGAGGTTAAAAATAATAACCCGTTATCGAGGCCTTTTTTCCCAATTCCCCAGTGATTTAACAGTTCTGTTGCAAAGGCTTTCGGACTTGGGGAGGGTTTTGTGGTGGGGACTGTCACCACCATCAGTTCTGTCCCAGTTTTAGCCTCCAATTCTGAAATCATCTGATTGAGTTGATTTTTGGTATCTTCGGTGAAGACATTCGCCATATCACTCACCCATCCCCCATATTGTTGCCGGGGATTGGGGACATTTTGGACGGTTAGAGCTTGACTAATTAGGGGAAAGCCAATTAAAGTTAAGCTGAGCAAAATTGTCCAGAATATTCTCTTGTTTATGACTGGAACTGCTGCCCAATGACACTTATCAATGACTCCATCAAAAAAACGAGGTCTTGAGTGTTTATTCATTTTGTGTTTTTTCATTTTTTAGCCCATTAAGAGATGATATTATCCGGAAGCTCTGACATAACGCTCTTGAACTTAAGTTGCGTTGCA includes:
- a CDS encoding TPM domain-containing protein; the protein is MNKHSRPRFFDGVIDKCHWAAVPVINKRIFWTILLSLTLIGFPLISQALTVQNVPNPRQQYGGWVSDMANVFTEDTKNQLNQMISELEAKTGTELMVVTVPTTKPSPSPKAFATELLNHWGIGKKGLDNGLLFLTSIGERRIEIDTGYGIETVLPDAQVGQIITEQITPLFREDDWNGGALAGTQALVTILLEKPILPPDSTTSLSGISNSSMPNLPFPSLSLVALGIFLISIKKGQQIARQPIAVNPKGRSLVIGLFRENLNWKFYGWIYLAVMSVSFAVLLNSLPLAPSGILSLHIARVFMAVGFLFVLVDLAGLIYHNPLWQEFLVNKKISSKDDATPIAYALFGLVWLVFSWAGVLNFIDSQLIFWGFTSANLEPRVGGVRLVLSILYISAFFSYAIARFGVALFHSYFQIKCENCDNNLEKLGEHILTRQLTFHQKLAQQEGGIKFQGWHCSHCYPTQLLNPSLHQYEGLSTDQKFKIAQRLGLTQFEEIAHYPNSSELFSNFHLRGYLRNKQKVSKCPHCQALTVFKHQKILTYPTSLREGRMAIFHQCQFCDYLKETHVAISRLPKETYYGGGGGCGGGGGGGGGGGGGGGGGGGGGGGAGGGC